TCTTTGTATAAATGAAGATGATTGATTTTAGTGTGTTATATCCTGGTATGTCGCTGATCAGGCTTATCATTGATTCTCTGAGGTTTAATTTCAGCTATAGTATTATATCATcagcaaatagagatagttttatttcctctttactcATCCTTATGCCTCTAATTGATTTTGCTTGTGTACTTGTATTCGTTGATACAtctagtacagtgttgaatagaagtgaaagtaatgggcatccttgccttgttcttgatcaTAGTGGAAATGTCTCAAGAGTTTCTTCATTAAATAAGATACTGGCTTTAGGACTAAAGTATATGTACTTATCTTGTTGAGGAAGCATCCCTCAATTCctgttttcttgaatatttttattatcagtggtactgaattttttttaggCTTTCTCATTATCTCTAGATATACTCATAATTTTTTCCCTTaggtatatattataatatactgTGGTTAAGTGGTATAATAAGGGGAATCGATTGTTGGAGCTCAGAGTCAGGAAAGGGTGCAAAGAGGAGCTTAACACTGGAACTGAATCTGAAGGCTACAGAGAAGTTTGACATGTAGGAAAAGTAGGGAAGACATTCAAGATTAGAAATAATTACGGAAATGAGAATGATGTCATGGAGATAATGTGTGAGTCTGTCATAGGCTTTGGATACTAGACTGCATTTCCCAATTCATACTCCTCCTCTGATGCCTTCTCTCCATTCTCCTGGTAATGTGTATACTTTCACCTTCTTTAAATGAGCATCTTTGTTTTATTCACCCTAGTACACCAGCTCTCAtccattattattttatactgttataaaataaaagtaacactgttactttcctattttttcctcttgctAGTTTCTTTTAGCCAGAATGCAATGCCTTATTTAGATATCATTAATATTTAGTCCTTCTACACATTTAGTCTCAGCTAATCATGTGAATCATtggcaatttctttctttttttgtttttttcaggatGTAAGAGCAGTCCTAAAACCACAAAGTCAACTCAAACTCAAGACTCATCATTTTGGGGGCCAGTAAGGAAAAGACTCAAAAAAAATGAACCCTGGAACTTCATATCAGAAAAACCCTGCTTATATGaagacagaataaagaaacagaaggacAAAAATGaaagtttacaaataatttcAGTCACCCATACAAAGATCCTCACTGTAGAAagaagccataaaaataatgactttGGCCAGAATTTCAGCCTGAAATCAGCGTTTGTTAAGCAACAGAAGATTGCTAGAGAAAAAACACCCtcaaaatatgaaatacaaaGAACTAGCTTCAGGCAGGATTCAAATTTACTTAACCAACCAAAAATCAAGACAGTAGAGAAACGCTATAAATGTAACATTTGTGAAAAAGCCTTCATTCACAATTCATCCCTTCGTAAACATCAGAAAAATCATACTGGagagaaattatttaaatgtaaagaatGTTTGAAAGCTTTCAGCCAAAGTTCAGCTCTTATTCAACATCAAAgaactcatactggagagaaaccctatatttgtaaagaatgtggaaaagccttcagCCATAGTGCATCCCTTTGTAAACACCTAAGAACCCATACTGTGGAAAAATCCTACAGATGTAAAGAATGTGGTAAATCCTTCAGCAGAAGGTCTACCCTTTTTATACATCAAAAAATCCATGCTCGAGAAAATCCCCACAAATATAACCCAGGAAGGAAGGCATCCAGTTGTAGCACATCCCCTTCTGGATGTCAGAGAATTCATCTCAGAAAGAAGTCCTATTTATGTAATGAATGTGGCAACACCTTTAAGTCTAGTTCATCTCTTCGTtatcatcagagaattcacacaggagagaaaccttttAAATGTAGTGAATGTGGGAGAGCCTTCAGTCAGAGTGCATCTCTTATTCAACATGAAagaattcacactggagaaaagccttatagatgtaatgaatgtggaaaagGTTTCACTTCTATTTCACGACTTAATAGACACCGAataattcatactggagagaaactgTATAATtgtaatgaatgtggtaaagcctTAAGTTCCCACTCAACACTCATTATTCATGAgcgaattcatactggagagaaaccatgTAAGTGTAAAgtgtgtgggaaagccttcagacAAAGTTCAGCTCTCATTCAACATCAGAGAATGCATACTGGAGAAAGACCCTATAAATGTAATGAGTGTGAGAAAACATTCAGGTGTAACTCATCCCTTAGTAATCACCAGAGaattcatacaggagagaaaccatatcaATGTCTGGAATGTGGGATATCCTTTGGCCAAAGTGCAGCTCTTATACAACATCAAAGAATTCATACAGGAGAAAAACCCTTTGCATGTAATACATGTGGGAAAACTTTTAGGCAGAGCTCATCACTTATTGCGCATcaaagaattcatactggagagaaaccctatgaatgtaatgcATGTGGAAAACTCTTCAGCCAGAGGTCGTCCCTTACTAACCATTATAAAATTCACATTGAAGAGAACTCCTTCAAAGTGGATTTGCATGTGTGAAATCCTTAAACCAAAGCTTATTAGAATACAGTTGGCCCTGCTTATCTCTGGGTTCCACATCCATTGATTCAAATAActgcaaattttaaatattcagaaaaaaaattccagtaagttccaaaaagcaaaatttaaatttaCCACACACCGGCAACTATTTTCATAGCATttgcattgtattaggtattacaagtaatttagagatgatttaaagtatatgagaggatgtgcataggttatatgcaaatcctacactattttatataagggacttgatcATCCtaagattttggtatctgtgggggggTCCTGGAAATAGtcccccatggatactgagggacaactgtatacaTACTTGAGAATGATTTAGTAAATGTAATGAATATGATAaaacttctattttaatttaGTCCTCACAGTTATTAAAGTCTAAGGATAAACCTTGACTGTGTAATAAATATGTGGGACACTTTCATACCTGtcagtcactttttaaaatatcctgagacaaataaatcacaaaatattGATTTTGGCCATTTGTAAGATAAAAGGTAAGGTTTTTCTCTTTATACAGCATTATACACTTTATTCaacatataaacagaaaaatctgGGTGCAGGGGTGCTGGATTTCTCATTAGAAACCAACTGTATAAGATAATAGCATATTTATTACAACTAACATTTTAATAGCaaacaaaatcttaaaatatattcatttatagaGCCAAGGACCaaataatagataaaaataaactgCAAACTACCTCAGTCTGGAACTTGCCTTTTCCTAAAGTGTTGTCAAACTTTGTACATGGTTTTCATCAAAAAagaggcaaaacaaaaacaaaaaaacccctctgttctcttcctcctttatttttctagttaCTTCCAAACTATACCTGTTTCCCAAATTTTTTATgcaatttctaattttgttttcagaattatttttctttgttgtattGAAGTCATATTTATTCTATAACTGTACTTGCTATGTTCTGTACAGCGTGCTACTTTAAGTAGGAAAAATATACTTTGATTAGGTAATCACTTTAAagttaaagctatttttttttagtttgctgTAGAAGAATTCCTAAGAACTTATCACCTGTGGCAAAGTCTTAAAAAGGGATCAATTTCATGAAATAAAAGCATGTTTTCCCCACTTGAggttttctagtttttaaaaatctcagactccaaaggaaaataaaagaagggaaagaattctaaaccttttaaaaaccagtttactcagtaaatatttgtttaacccCTGAGCCAGGTATTATCCCAGGCACTGGAAATTATTCAGGAGCAAAGAACAGG
This window of the Mesoplodon densirostris isolate mMesDen1 chromosome 3, mMesDen1 primary haplotype, whole genome shotgun sequence genome carries:
- the LOC132486006 gene encoding zinc finger protein 354B encodes the protein MATEPREARSQLSVTFEDVAVLFMRDEWRKLTPSQRNLYQDVMLENYSNLVSLGLLFSKPEVISLLQQGEDPWKVEKESPGGSSVGCKSSPKTTKSTQTQDSSFWGPVRKRLKKNEPWNFISEKPCLYEDRIKKQKDKNESLQIISVTHTKILTVERSHKNNDFGQNFSLKSAFVKQQKIAREKTPSKYEIQRTSFRQDSNLLNQPKIKTVEKRYKCNICEKAFIHNSSLRKHQKNHTGEKLFKCKECLKAFSQSSALIQHQRTHTGEKPYICKECGKAFSHSASLCKHLRTHTVEKSYRCKECGKSFSRRSTLFIHQKIHARENPHKYNPGRKASSCSTSPSGCQRIHLRKKSYLCNECGNTFKSSSSLRYHQRIHTGEKPFKCSECGRAFSQSASLIQHERIHTGEKPYRCNECGKGFTSISRLNRHRIIHTGEKLYNCNECGKALSSHSTLIIHERIHTGEKPCKCKVCGKAFRQSSALIQHQRMHTGERPYKCNECEKTFRCNSSLSNHQRIHTGEKPYQCLECGISFGQSAALIQHQRIHTGEKPFACNTCGKTFRQSSSLIAHQRIHTGEKPYECNACGKLFSQRSSLTNHYKIHIEENSFKVDLHV